A stretch of the Trueperaceae bacterium genome encodes the following:
- the hisF gene encoding imidazole glycerol phosphate synthase subunit HisF has translation MLAKRIIPCLDVHDGRVTRGQQFGRAEEGGLRDVGDPVEMAVRYDAQGADELVFYDITATAEGRASILDVATRVAERCFMPLTVGGGVRTLDDVQALFRAGADKVSINSGAVADPEVIRRAADHYGAQAVVLSIDAKRRPEGGWEVFTAGGRMATGLDAIAWAERGQALGAGEIVLNSIDADGMTTGYDLEVTRAVARAVDLPVVASGGAGTAAHLREVLEVGEADAALAAGIFHRGETTVPEVKRALAEAGVPVRLDDVGDPA, from the coding sequence ATGCTCGCCAAGCGCATCATCCCCTGCCTCGACGTGCACGACGGGCGCGTCACGCGAGGCCAGCAGTTCGGTCGCGCCGAGGAGGGGGGCCTGCGCGACGTCGGCGACCCGGTCGAGATGGCCGTGCGGTACGACGCGCAAGGCGCCGACGAACTCGTGTTCTACGACATCACCGCCACCGCGGAGGGGCGCGCCTCGATCCTCGACGTCGCGACCCGGGTCGCGGAACGCTGCTTCATGCCGCTCACCGTCGGCGGAGGCGTACGCACGCTCGACGACGTCCAGGCGCTCTTCCGCGCGGGGGCGGACAAGGTCTCGATCAATTCCGGGGCGGTCGCCGACCCCGAGGTGATCCGCCGCGCGGCGGACCACTACGGCGCGCAGGCGGTCGTGTTGTCGATCGACGCGAAGCGCCGTCCCGAGGGCGGCTGGGAGGTCTTCACCGCCGGCGGCCGGATGGCGACCGGCCTCGACGCGATCGCGTGGGCCGAACGCGGCCAGGCGCTCGGTGCGGGCGAGATCGTCCTCAACAGCATCGACGCCGACGGCATGACCACCGGGTACGACCTCGAGGTCACGCGCGCCGTCGCGCGCGCCGTCGACCTCCCCGTCGTCGCGTCGGGGGGCGCGGGGACCGCGGCGCACCTGCGCGAGGTGCTCGAGGTCGGCGAGGCCGACGCGGCGTTGGCGGCCGGCATCTTCCACCGCGGCGAAACGACGGTGCCCGAGGTCAAGCGCGCTCTGGCGGAGGCCGGCGTCCCCGTGCGCCTCGACGACGTCGGAGACCCCGCGTGA